The Miscanthus floridulus cultivar M001 chromosome 7, ASM1932011v1, whole genome shotgun sequence genome includes a region encoding these proteins:
- the LOC136462497 gene encoding protein RESPONSE TO LOW SULFUR 3-like, with the protein MAPSISIGTAAPSSSAGVNKKSAAGVDEAELLRRRNAELEREVAALRLELGAARRRAETAEEAEERLCEQLGDAEVEALELARAYQAQVQALAAELAAARGARADR; encoded by the coding sequence ATGGCGCCGTCCATCTCCATCGGCACCGCGGCGCCGTCCTCGTCGGCGGGCGTTAACAAGAAGAGCGCCGCCGGCGTGGACGAGGCGGAGCTCCTGCGGCGGAGGAACGCGGAGCTGGAGCGGGAGGTGGCGGCGCTGCGGCTGGAGctgggcgcggcgcggcggcgcgcCGAGACGGCGGAGGAGGCCGAGGAGCGGCTGTGTGAGCAGCTCGGCGACGCCGAGGTGGAGGCGCTCGAGCTCGCGCGCGCCTACCAGGCCCAGGTCCAGGCGCTCGCCGCGGAGCTCGCCGCCGCGCGCGGGGCCCGCGCGGACAGATAG
- the LOC136462498 gene encoding uncharacterized protein codes for MAGILAWAADVVGGAGGSDDEADDDARAAASAAMTPAQRLRAADLDARAASLRRAIQDLRLRVPPPHVAQRLPHLHAHSLASSAALALQLNAHSSTKEQTQQREVTLQEENAAYEKAISECKQKIQEKQMEGSQLQSNLEEMEVTEHNLKTQLENALKEQEAAQHKASTAASGTTEDALLEAKSAINLKSKDLEDKKRELELLDNKVQTLEKEWSVVEEESLKKPTPAQREKVLERQLHSLIEQLTAKQAQAEILATEVHSKEKELERLNHLHRNLYNSTNETGAPRSRLNRGLLSGPEDYYYDPKGGQRPYQTGVRTEGQNRLMILRSAIVLYVLLLHVVVFIKISV; via the exons ATGGCGGGGATCCTGGCGTGGGCGGCCGACGTGGTCGGCGGGGCCGGCGGCAGCGACGACGAGGCCGACGACGACGCGCGCGCCGCGGCGTCGGCCGCCATGACCCCGGCCCAGCGGCTCCGCGCCGCCGACCTGGACGCGCGGGCGGCCTCGCTGCGCCGCGCCATCCAGGACCTACGCCTCCGGGTGCCCCCGCCGCACGTCGCGCAGCGCCTGCCCCACCTCCACGCCCACTCCCTCGCGTCCTCCGCCGCGCTCGCGCTCCAGCTCAACGCGCACTCCTCCACCAAGGAGCAG ACCCAGCAAAGAGAAGTAACTCTCCAAGAAGAAAATGCAGCCTATGAGAAAGCTATATCAGAGTGTAAACAGAAAATTCAGGAAAAGCAGATGGAGGGTAGTCAGCTTCAGAGTAATCTGGAG GAAATGGAAGTAACAGAGCATAATTTAAAGACACAGCTTGAAAATGCTCTGAAGGAGCAAGAGGCTGCTCAACATAAAGCATCAACAGCAGCCTCTGGAACAACTGAAGATGCTCTACTGGAAGCTAAATCAGCAATCAATCTTAAATCTAAAGATTTGGAGGACAAGAAAAGGGAGCTG GAACTATTGGATAACAAGGTGCAAACATTAGAGAAAGAGTGGTCTGtggttgaagaagaatctttaAAGAAACCCACTCCTG CACAAAGAGAGAAGGTCCTGGAGAGACAACTACATAGCCTCATCGAGCAGTTGACAGCTAAGCAA GCTCAAGCTGAAATCCTGGCCACTGAGGTGCATTCCAAAGAAAAGGAGCTTGAACGGCTGAACCATCTGCATAGAAACCTCTACAACAGTACCAATGAAACTGGCGCACCCCGGAGCCGCCTCAACAGAGGCCTCTTGAGCGGCCCAGAAGATTATTATTATGACCCTAAAGGGGGTCAAAGACCGTACCAGACTGGCGTTAGAACAGAAGGCCAGAACCGGCTGATGATCCTTAGGTCTGCAATTGTACTGTATGTTTTGCTGCTCCATGTCGTCGTTTTCATAAAGATATCAGTTTga
- the LOC136462499 gene encoding PRA1 family protein H-like yields the protein MAASSSFKPNPLSLSVPDPALDRWLRDSGYLDLLDSTTGGPSSASAPSTSASAAASPVAGPASSGVAADVLAFARTLASLLALNPFARLSTADLAAPTPSWSLAFVGAPGAASYSWPPTPTQARLRVQENVRRYARNYAALTILVFACCLYRMPMALLGMLASLAVWEGVRYCRDHWGLTTRAPGVAQALLHCAQIATAILLYVCNLQFALVYAIGLSYALMMLHASLRKLTPSSLPDPSNKNRRAQPRRS from the exons ATGGCGGCCTCGTCGTCGTTCAAGCCGAACCCGCTGTCGCTGAGCGTGCCGGACCCCGCGCTCGACCGCTGGCTCCGGGACAGCGGCTACCTCGACCTACTCGACTCCACCACCGGAGGGCCCTCGTCAGCCTCGGCCCCCTCCACGtctgcctccgccgccgccagtcCCGTCGCTGGCCCGGCCTCCTCCGGCGTCGCGGCCGACGTCCTCGCCTTCGCGCGCACCCTCGCCTCGCTCCTCGCGCTCAACCCCTTCGCGCGCCTCTCCACCGCTGACCTGGCCGCGCCCACCCCGTCCTGGTCGCTCGCCTTCGTCGGCGCCCCCGGCGCCGCGTCCTACTCCTGGCCGCCCACGCCGACCCAGGCCAGGCTCCGCGTCCAGGAGAACGTCCGCCGGTACGCGCGCAACTACGCCGCGCTCACCATCCTCGTCTTCGCGTGCTGCCT TTACCGGATGCCGATGGCGCTGCTGGGGATGCTGGCCAGCCTCGCTGTCTGGGAGGGCGTGCGCTACTGCCGGGACCATTGGGGCCTCACCACCAGAGCTCCGGGGGTTGCCCAGGCTCTGCTGCACTGTGCGCAGATTG CTACTGCTATACTACTGTACGTCTGCAACCTACAGTTTGCTCTCGTGTATGCCATCGGATTGAGCTATGCAT TGATGATGTTGCACGCCTCGCTTCGGAAGTTGACTCCTTCAAGTCTACCAGATCCCAGTAATAAGAACAGGAGGGCGCAGCCGAGACGGAGCTAG